A window of the Euzebya pacifica genome harbors these coding sequences:
- a CDS encoding response regulator, with translation MPKIMVVEDEPAIVDALEYGLSAEGFEVVSAMDGKASMEMFDRERPDLVLLDLMLPGMPGTEVCKQLRSSSAVPIIMLTAKDSEIDKVVGLELGADDYVTKPFSMRELAARVRAVLRRGADWDLPDMGAPLEVQAVRIDPERHEVSVRGELVDLPPKEFALLELLVRNAGRVMTRDLIIDRVWGADYVGDTKTLDVHIKRIRGRIENDPRNPELIVTVRGVGYKFTD, from the coding sequence ATGCCCAAAATCATGGTGGTCGAAGACGAACCCGCAATCGTCGATGCGTTGGAGTACGGCTTGTCCGCCGAAGGCTTCGAGGTGGTGTCTGCCATGGACGGCAAGGCCTCCATGGAGATGTTCGACCGCGAACGGCCCGACCTGGTCCTGCTGGACCTGATGCTGCCCGGCATGCCGGGCACGGAGGTCTGCAAACAGCTGCGCAGCTCCTCGGCCGTGCCGATCATCATGCTGACAGCCAAGGACTCGGAGATCGACAAGGTCGTCGGGCTCGAGCTCGGTGCCGACGACTACGTCACCAAGCCCTTCTCGATGCGCGAGCTGGCCGCACGGGTCCGCGCGGTCCTGCGTCGTGGGGCCGACTGGGACCTGCCCGACATGGGCGCGCCGCTGGAGGTCCAGGCCGTCCGCATCGATCCCGAGCGACACGAGGTGTCGGTTCGCGGCGAGCTCGTGGACCTCCCGCCCAAGGAGTTCGCGCTGCTCGAGCTGCTGGTCCGCAACGCCGGCCGGGTCATGACGCGTGACCTCATCATCGACCGGGTCTGGGGTGCGGACTACGTCGGGGACACCAAGACCCTCGACGTGCACATCAAGCGCATCCGCGGTCGCATCGAGAACGATCCGCGCAACCCCGAGCTGATCGTCACGGTCCGAGGGGTCGGGTACAAGTTCACCGACTGA
- a CDS encoding phosphate signaling complex PhoU family protein, protein MTTPDHPAEPDHGDRAEQSVEERTIRAMGMLRVDYHVALLHVEDDLLRLGRAVEGMIVPATDALLSGDTEEAARIVSRDDAIDLGTHEAEDVVHSLITRQAPIADELRLLLSLLSLARSVERIGDYTVNIAKLTPGLRGWGPDDLTAQVREMALGAERAVRTALDLFSRRDPRGVERMGEVEDRLDRLRDGLIGRLMVHAGEGSGATEWAIMMIQVARHLERIGDHGVGIAEKGQWITTGERRPPRAARG, encoded by the coding sequence ATGACCACCCCCGACCACCCTGCGGAGCCCGACCACGGCGACCGCGCCGAGCAGAGCGTCGAGGAGAGGACCATCCGAGCCATGGGCATGCTGCGAGTCGACTACCACGTCGCGTTGCTGCACGTGGAGGACGACCTGCTCCGCCTGGGCCGGGCCGTCGAGGGAATGATCGTCCCTGCCACCGATGCGCTGCTGTCCGGCGACACCGAGGAGGCGGCCCGGATCGTCAGCCGTGACGACGCCATCGACCTCGGCACCCACGAGGCCGAGGACGTGGTGCACAGCCTCATCACGCGCCAGGCCCCCATCGCCGACGAGCTCCGCCTGCTGCTGAGCCTCCTGTCGTTGGCCCGCAGCGTGGAACGCATCGGCGACTACACCGTCAACATCGCCAAGCTGACCCCCGGCCTGCGTGGCTGGGGCCCCGACGACCTGACCGCCCAGGTCCGCGAGATGGCCCTCGGTGCCGAGCGGGCCGTGCGTACCGCCCTCGACCTGTTCAGCCGTCGTGACCCGCGTGGCGTGGAGCGGATGGGTGAGGTCGAGGATCGGCTCGACCGGCTTCGTGACGGGCTGATCGGCCGGCTCATGGTCCACGCCGGCGAGGGCTCGGGCGCCACGGAGTGGGCGATCATGATGATCCAGGTCGCCCGCCACCTCGAACGCATCGGCGACCACGGGGTCGGCATCGCGGAGAAGGGCCAGTGGATCACCACCGGCGAACGCCGCCCACCCCGCGCCGCCCGCGGCTGA
- a CDS encoding aminotransferase class V-fold PLP-dependent enzyme — protein sequence MVATPLTDAEVASWRERFPILSTQTYLINNSLGAMPDTVPASLQAFTDAWATEGVEAWRTTWLPEVRRVADLLGSLMGAPEGTVTVHQNVASLMAIVVSGIDWGARDTVVISEIDWPSHHHLLEQHRRSKVRVVDEPEGAIGIDADRFCANIDERTALVVVSHVIFRTSAIVDVQKIIARAREMGAVVLVDGYHAMGHMPVDVMSLGCDFYVGGSVKWLCGGPGVGYMYVSPGMRERWRPWMVGWLGHDDPFGFANEWEPAPGALGWMGGTPSIPALYSARAGYEIIAEVGTDRIRATHEVLTSHLVAAARGHGFTVNSPLTVEHRAGGVTLSLGDRTAAAAERLIAEGIVVDYRPGGGIRVGAHFFNTIEELDRLIQAMRK from the coding sequence ATGGTGGCTACCCCCCTGACCGACGCCGAGGTCGCGAGCTGGCGCGAGCGGTTCCCGATCCTGTCGACGCAGACGTACCTGATCAACAACTCCCTGGGGGCGATGCCGGACACCGTCCCGGCATCGCTGCAGGCGTTCACCGACGCCTGGGCCACCGAGGGCGTGGAGGCGTGGCGCACCACGTGGCTGCCCGAGGTCCGGCGCGTCGCCGACCTGCTCGGGTCGCTGATGGGTGCGCCGGAGGGCACCGTGACGGTGCACCAGAACGTCGCCTCGCTGATGGCCATCGTGGTCAGCGGCATCGACTGGGGCGCCCGCGACACCGTCGTCATCTCCGAAATCGACTGGCCGAGCCACCACCACCTGCTCGAGCAGCACCGCCGCTCGAAGGTCCGTGTCGTCGACGAACCGGAGGGGGCCATCGGCATCGACGCCGACCGGTTCTGCGCCAACATCGACGAGCGCACGGCGCTGGTCGTCGTCAGCCACGTCATCTTCCGGACCAGCGCCATCGTGGACGTGCAGAAGATCATCGCACGGGCTCGCGAGATGGGGGCCGTCGTCCTCGTCGACGGCTACCACGCCATGGGTCACATGCCGGTGGACGTCATGTCGCTCGGCTGCGACTTCTACGTCGGCGGCAGCGTGAAGTGGCTGTGCGGCGGCCCCGGGGTCGGCTACATGTACGTCAGCCCCGGCATGCGTGAGCGCTGGCGTCCGTGGATGGTCGGCTGGCTGGGCCACGACGATCCGTTCGGGTTCGCCAACGAGTGGGAGCCGGCCCCCGGCGCGCTCGGCTGGATGGGCGGCACACCGTCGATCCCTGCGCTCTACAGCGCGCGGGCCGGCTACGAGATCATCGCCGAGGTGGGGACCGACCGGATCCGTGCGACGCACGAGGTGCTGACGAGCCACCTCGTCGCCGCGGCTCGCGGCCACGGGTTCACCGTCAACTCCCCCCTGACCGTCGAGCACCGCGCGGGCGGCGTCACCCTCTCCCTCGGGGATCGGACCGCCGCCGCAGCGGAACGCCTGATCGCGGAGGGCATCGTCGTGGACTACCGCCCCGGCGGCGGCATCCGCGTCGGTGCCCACTTCTTCAACACGATCGAGGAGCTGGATCGGCTGATCCAGGCGATGCGGAAGTAG
- a CDS encoding alpha/beta fold hydrolase: MARPQLSPGVYWPKDRSTTTADGANIRWTTLPERGGNGRPTVALLSGFLCADTWWHDMAPALADAGYRVVLLHYRGIATSGLPRTGIDPGGLTVERFAEDVLDVLHAAGVDEVSLVGHSMGGQVMVEVARRIPARVRSMVGVTAADRSPFRDLYGAGWLAHPMVSTVLRALHLLREPMGTAVYRTVWRTLPFLPLARASTAFGPLTPADVLQSYSDHAAQLSGDYFTAVLRAMHRHDPGDLLYELDHPTLLVAGSDDPFTPLRTAKRMSAQLPRSELFVVPDTTHAAILEASTEVNRAVLRHLQRHHPADPRG, encoded by the coding sequence ATGGCTCGACCCCAGCTCTCCCCCGGCGTGTACTGGCCCAAGGATCGTTCGACGACCACCGCGGACGGGGCGAACATCCGCTGGACCACGTTGCCCGAGCGGGGTGGCAACGGCCGGCCGACCGTGGCGCTGCTGTCGGGCTTCCTCTGCGCCGACACGTGGTGGCACGACATGGCCCCGGCGCTGGCGGACGCCGGGTACCGCGTCGTGCTGCTGCACTACCGCGGCATCGCCACGTCCGGCCTTCCACGGACCGGTATCGACCCCGGCGGCCTGACCGTCGAGCGATTCGCCGAGGACGTGCTCGACGTCCTCCACGCTGCGGGAGTCGACGAGGTGTCGCTGGTCGGCCACTCCATGGGCGGACAGGTGATGGTCGAGGTGGCCCGCCGCATCCCCGCCCGTGTCCGGTCGATGGTCGGCGTGACCGCGGCCGACCGGTCCCCCTTCCGCGACCTGTACGGCGCCGGCTGGTTGGCCCACCCGATGGTCAGCACCGTGCTCCGGGCGCTGCACCTGCTGCGCGAGCCGATGGGGACCGCGGTCTACCGCACGGTCTGGCGCACGCTGCCCTTCCTCCCCCTGGCGCGGGCCAGCACCGCGTTCGGCCCCCTGACCCCCGCCGATGTGCTGCAGTCCTACAGCGACCACGCCGCGCAGCTGTCGGGGGACTACTTCACCGCGGTCCTTCGGGCGATGCACCGTCACGACCCCGGCGACCTCCTTTACGAGCTGGACCACCCGACCCTGCTCGTGGCCGGGTCCGACGACCCGTTCACCCCGCTGCGGACCGCCAAGCGGATGTCGGCGCAGCTACCCCGGTCCGAGCTGTTCGTCGTCCCCGACACCACCCACGCGGCGATCCTGGAGGCCTCCACCGAGGTCAACCGTGCGGTGCTGCGCCACCTGCAGCGCCACCACCCGGCGGACCCCCGCGGCTGA
- the ppk1 gene encoding polyphosphate kinase 1, with product MNDHLDPLAPFPPAPEGARYGDRELTQLAFNARVLALALDPSQPLLERVKFCAIYSGNTDEWIQKRLDLLRQDADLGEDARGWLSANGQLAAIRAILADVARRQGRILEEVLTPELEKEGIALVHHALLDDEAKAHCTAVFEERMYPILTPLAIDPGRPFPHISTLSMNLAVRLRLADGGASLARVKIPHQLPRFVAIPPDPDGRLQFVPTEQVIAAHLPRLFPSVDVLEHGMFRVTRHAHGAFAEEEAEDLLETIESGLLERRFGKVVRIEVAADCPDDLLAPFMAEMDVDDDAVVRIDGLLDHGGLWQLYGLDRPDLKDAKWTPRVPASIGRGEEMWSRIRAGDILVHHPYESFEQTTQAFIEQAADDPKVVAIKLTIYRTTGTDSPIVAALIRAAEAGKQTVALVELKARFDEEANIRRARNLESAGVHVVYGLIGLKTHTKTCLVVREENGRLRRYAHIGTGNYNPATAGIYEDLGVFTTRPDVGGDLSHLFNMLTGYSATDSYDTLLVAPRTMREGLLQRIRNEIAAGPDGRIVIKCNNLVDREIIDALYEASGAGVEVDLIVRSMCAVLPGIPGLSERIRVRSVIGRFLEHSRIFRFGTPDRGMDYLIGSADMMSRNLDRRVEAIVPITDPGNRARLQEILDVLLADESSAWVLDPAGRWRHEQGDPSTATHEVLQRAAVKRH from the coding sequence GTGAACGACCACCTCGACCCGCTTGCCCCCTTCCCGCCCGCGCCCGAGGGGGCCCGCTACGGGGATCGTGAGCTGACACAGCTGGCCTTCAACGCCCGTGTGCTCGCCCTCGCCCTGGATCCCTCGCAGCCGCTGCTGGAACGGGTCAAGTTCTGCGCGATCTACTCCGGCAACACCGACGAGTGGATCCAGAAGCGCCTCGACCTGCTCCGGCAGGACGCCGACCTGGGCGAGGACGCGCGCGGGTGGCTCAGCGCCAACGGACAGCTGGCTGCCATCAGGGCGATCCTGGCCGACGTGGCTCGCCGCCAGGGACGGATCCTCGAGGAGGTCCTGACGCCGGAGCTGGAGAAGGAGGGCATCGCGCTGGTCCACCACGCCTTGCTCGACGACGAGGCGAAGGCGCACTGCACGGCGGTGTTCGAGGAGCGGATGTACCCGATCCTCACGCCGCTGGCGATCGACCCCGGCCGGCCGTTCCCGCACATCTCCACCCTGTCGATGAACCTCGCGGTCCGCCTGCGGCTGGCCGACGGGGGAGCCTCCCTCGCCCGGGTGAAGATCCCCCACCAGCTGCCGCGCTTCGTGGCCATCCCACCCGACCCCGACGGGCGCCTGCAGTTCGTCCCCACCGAGCAGGTCATCGCCGCCCACCTGCCGCGACTGTTCCCCTCCGTCGACGTCCTGGAGCACGGCATGTTCCGGGTCACCCGGCATGCCCACGGCGCCTTCGCGGAGGAAGAGGCCGAGGACCTGCTGGAGACCATCGAGTCCGGCCTGCTGGAACGTCGCTTCGGCAAGGTCGTGCGCATCGAGGTCGCGGCGGACTGCCCGGACGACCTGCTGGCGCCCTTCATGGCCGAGATGGACGTCGACGACGACGCCGTCGTCAGGATCGACGGGCTGCTCGACCACGGTGGCCTGTGGCAGCTGTACGGCCTGGACCGGCCGGACCTCAAGGACGCCAAGTGGACGCCCCGCGTTCCTGCCTCCATCGGGCGAGGGGAGGAGATGTGGTCGCGCATCCGGGCCGGCGACATCCTCGTGCACCACCCCTACGAGTCGTTCGAGCAGACCACCCAGGCGTTCATCGAGCAGGCGGCCGACGACCCCAAGGTCGTGGCGATCAAGCTGACGATCTACCGCACGACCGGGACCGACAGCCCCATCGTCGCCGCCCTGATCAGGGCCGCGGAGGCGGGCAAGCAGACCGTCGCCCTCGTCGAGCTCAAGGCACGGTTCGACGAGGAGGCCAACATCCGCCGGGCTCGCAACCTGGAATCCGCTGGCGTGCACGTCGTCTACGGGCTGATCGGCCTGAAGACCCACACCAAGACCTGCCTCGTCGTGCGGGAGGAGAACGGCCGGCTGCGTCGCTACGCCCACATCGGCACGGGCAACTACAACCCGGCGACCGCGGGCATCTACGAGGACCTGGGCGTGTTCACCACTCGCCCCGACGTCGGCGGCGACCTGTCCCACCTGTTCAACATGTTGACCGGCTACTCCGCGACGGACTCCTACGACACCCTGCTGGTGGCACCCCGCACCATGCGCGAGGGCCTCCTGCAGCGCATACGCAACGAGATCGCCGCCGGACCCGACGGCCGCATCGTGATCAAGTGCAACAACCTCGTGGACCGGGAGATCATCGACGCGCTGTACGAGGCATCGGGGGCGGGTGTCGAGGTCGACCTGATCGTCCGGTCGATGTGTGCGGTCCTCCCGGGCATCCCCGGCCTGAGCGAGCGCATCCGGGTGCGGTCGGTGATCGGCCGGTTCCTCGAGCACTCCCGCATCTTCCGCTTCGGCACCCCCGATCGTGGCATGGACTACCTGATCGGATCGGCCGACATGATGTCGCGCAACCTCGACCGACGGGTCGAGGCGATCGTGCCCATCACCGATCCGGGCAACCGGGCCCGCCTCCAGGAGATCCTCGACGTGCTGCTGGCCGACGAGTCATCGGCCTGGGTCCTCGACCCGGCGGGTCGATGGCGTCACGAGCAGGGCGACCCCTCGACGGCCACCCACGAGGTCCTCCAGCGGGCAGCCGTCAAGCGGCACTGA
- the glpX gene encoding class II fructose-bisphosphatase, whose translation MTTKPDRNLALELVRATEAAAIAAGRWMGRNNKEAGDQAAVDAMRQLLDTVDMDGVVVIGEGEKDEAPMLFNGEEVGSGNGPQTDIAVDPIDGTRLLAQGRPGSLAVLAMAPRGTMFNPGPMVYMNKWIVGADAKGAVDIDAPIKDNLARIAKAKGKAVNDLTVMMLDRDRHAGMAQDVRDAGARLRLIMDGDVAGGLLAAMPDKAVDVLIGIGGTPEGVTTACAIRALDGEMLGRLWARNDEETVAANEQGYDLDEVLTTERLVSSQDTFFVCTGVTTGDLVPGVNYTGSGVTTDSLCMRGKSGTVRYIRAIHTVEKLRELGAEGA comes from the coding sequence ATGACCACCAAGCCGGATCGCAACCTCGCCCTCGAACTCGTCCGTGCCACCGAGGCGGCAGCCATCGCCGCCGGCCGCTGGATGGGTCGCAACAACAAGGAGGCCGGCGACCAGGCCGCGGTCGACGCGATGCGCCAGCTGCTGGACACCGTCGACATGGACGGCGTCGTGGTCATCGGCGAGGGCGAGAAGGACGAGGCGCCCATGCTGTTCAACGGCGAGGAGGTCGGGTCCGGCAACGGCCCCCAGACCGACATCGCCGTGGACCCGATCGACGGCACGCGCCTGCTGGCCCAGGGGCGGCCGGGTTCGCTGGCGGTCCTTGCAATGGCGCCGCGAGGCACGATGTTCAACCCCGGCCCGATGGTCTACATGAACAAGTGGATCGTCGGCGCGGACGCCAAGGGTGCGGTCGACATCGACGCGCCGATCAAGGACAACCTGGCCCGGATCGCCAAGGCCAAGGGCAAGGCCGTCAACGACCTGACGGTGATGATGCTGGACCGCGACCGGCACGCCGGGATGGCCCAGGACGTCCGTGACGCCGGCGCCCGCCTGCGGCTGATCATGGACGGCGACGTTGCCGGTGGCCTGCTCGCGGCCATGCCGGACAAGGCCGTCGACGTGCTGATCGGCATCGGCGGCACCCCCGAGGGCGTCACCACTGCCTGCGCGATCCGCGCGCTGGACGGCGAGATGCTCGGCCGGCTCTGGGCCCGCAACGACGAGGAGACCGTGGCCGCCAACGAGCAGGGCTACGACCTCGACGAGGTCCTGACCACCGAGCGCCTGGTCTCCAGCCAGGACACCTTCTTCGTCTGCACCGGGGTGACCACGGGCGACCTGGTCCCCGGCGTCAACTACACCGGTTCCGGCGTCACCACCGACTCGCTGTGCATGCGCGGCAAGTCCGGCACGGTCCGCTACATCCGCGCGATCCACACGGTGGAGAAGCTCCGGGAGCTTGGCGCCGAAGGCGCCTGA
- a CDS encoding enoyl-CoA hydratase/isomerase family protein, with the protein MPLVNTTDRPVAASSAEEVPERVIRVLELDRPDARNAMSTALLGQLLDAVTDAREDDGVAAIVLTGAAGHFSGGADLKEPMDRAGQVRRMELFGMVYEAVATCPKATVAGINGSCVGGGVEVAAACDIRVADDTARFRFPGASLGFPVGPAKLVGLVGLGTAKDLVLTSRMIDAVEAHRIGLVQRLVDTDPLEAAVEVATAIAGNHPHAVTYLKAQFDRFSGLGDRVAAENDALHALAEAGGDFTALNAPNPKTTSGWSAVAWKHR; encoded by the coding sequence ATGCCGCTCGTCAACACCACCGACCGTCCCGTCGCCGCGTCCTCCGCTGAGGAGGTGCCCGAGCGGGTGATCCGCGTGCTGGAGCTCGACCGGCCGGACGCCCGCAACGCCATGAGCACCGCGCTGTTGGGACAGCTGCTGGACGCGGTCACCGATGCCCGTGAGGACGACGGTGTTGCGGCGATCGTCCTGACCGGGGCGGCCGGACACTTCTCCGGTGGCGCCGATCTCAAGGAGCCCATGGACCGGGCGGGGCAGGTCCGCCGGATGGAGCTGTTCGGGATGGTCTACGAGGCCGTGGCGACCTGTCCGAAGGCCACCGTGGCCGGCATCAACGGGTCGTGCGTGGGCGGGGGAGTGGAGGTGGCCGCCGCCTGCGACATCCGCGTTGCCGACGACACGGCGCGGTTCCGGTTCCCCGGCGCATCGCTGGGCTTTCCCGTCGGCCCCGCCAAGCTGGTCGGGCTCGTCGGGCTGGGCACGGCCAAGGACCTGGTGCTGACCTCACGGATGATCGACGCCGTCGAAGCCCACCGGATCGGCCTGGTCCAGCGGCTGGTCGACACCGATCCGCTGGAGGCCGCGGTGGAGGTGGCAACCGCGATCGCGGGCAACCACCCCCACGCCGTCACCTACCTCAAGGCCCAGTTCGATCGGTTCTCGGGCCTCGGGGACCGGGTGGCCGCGGAGAACGATGCGCTGCACGCGCTGGCCGAGGCTGGCGGTGACTTCACCGCACTGAACGCGCCCAACCCCAAGACGACGTCGGGCTGGTCGGCGGTGGCCTGGAAACACCGGTAG
- a CDS encoding response regulator yields MTNDQPFRVLLVDDSRADVVFISESMQDVGFEAELEVATDGRAALERLQAVEKAADQRPDLILLDLNLPYIGGLELLTYIKASDVLVEVPVIVLSTSDAPADIAAAYRGHASSYVVKPSDASEYDRLTDVLRQYWTTVVRLPSPVRV; encoded by the coding sequence ATGACCAACGACCAACCCTTCAGGGTCCTGCTCGTCGACGACAGCCGCGCGGACGTCGTTTTCATCAGCGAGTCCATGCAGGACGTCGGCTTCGAGGCCGAGCTCGAGGTGGCCACCGACGGTCGCGCGGCGCTGGAGCGGCTGCAGGCGGTCGAGAAGGCCGCGGATCAACGTCCCGACCTGATCCTCCTCGACCTGAACCTGCCCTACATCGGTGGACTGGAGCTGCTGACCTACATCAAGGCCAGCGACGTCCTGGTCGAGGTGCCCGTGATCGTCCTCAGCACCTCCGACGCGCCTGCCGACATCGCCGCGGCGTATCGCGGGCATGCCAGCAGCTACGTGGTCAAGCCGTCCGATGCCTCGGAGTACGACCGCTTGACCGATGTGCTCCGGCAGTACTGGACGACCGTGGTCCGGCTGCCGAGCCCCGTGCGGGTCTGA
- a CDS encoding CHASE domain-containing protein, with protein MRSPVPACLAILAGVMAFGLLLTGLLAGAVGADRRRDDNERVSAAAARVAQEVQHRMGAEVSSLQALRNEMMLDWPIDVASFHRRLDLHTAESLFDSVAAIEFSRAVPEEALEQFVGRRAVDPSRASLGYPALDLRLDDADLHFLIDYVYPVEGNEAAYGLDLLLVPGRSEVTVAARDTGLPSVTAPLDLVQGGRAVIVDVPVYDTESVPTTLEARRDAFVGVAVVVIRIEDLLGPALDGEPDVLVTVTDVTGTDVTGTGVTSSEDRIVVADAVSDPALDGSGHEVEIAVADRVWVVRTMLAPGARASGTSPSAVWGVGTLVTLVVALAAAMMERSRRRTRAAALEVAEATREIQTILAAFPDMHFRVAGDGTLLGFHQGGNGPGLLTEADIGRPIADLLPTQVLERAMTAHVAARMSSEPVSFEPPMVVAGEPRTFHVRLSRLDHDEVAVSVRDISELADARRELSQLNAELEQRIVERTVELERTNAELEQFAYLASHDLQEPLRHVSMFVERLQTRYGDVLDERGQQYLGFVTDGTTRMRAMIQALLEYSRIGRSALDIEPVDVDDLVADVVASMGTTVAEAGARIECRTGLVVATDAALLRRVVQNLVSNAIRYGHPDRPPVVTITANRVGATWTCTVADNGIGIDDRFAERAFDMFERLGSTRTDSTGIGLAICRRCVELLGGVIDVERGVETGTRITFSLQEPQA; from the coding sequence GTGCGCAGTCCCGTGCCGGCCTGCCTGGCCATCCTCGCGGGGGTCATGGCCTTCGGGCTGCTCCTGACGGGCCTCCTCGCGGGCGCAGTTGGTGCCGACCGACGCCGCGACGACAACGAACGCGTCTCTGCGGCGGCCGCACGCGTCGCGCAGGAAGTCCAGCACCGGATGGGGGCAGAGGTCTCCAGCCTCCAGGCGCTGCGCAACGAGATGATGCTGGACTGGCCGATCGACGTGGCGTCGTTCCACCGCCGCCTGGACCTGCACACCGCCGAGTCGCTGTTCGACAGCGTCGCCGCGATCGAGTTCAGCCGTGCGGTACCCGAGGAGGCACTCGAGCAGTTCGTCGGCCGCCGGGCGGTCGACCCATCGCGCGCCTCGCTGGGCTATCCCGCGCTCGACCTGCGGCTGGACGACGCCGACCTGCACTTCCTGATCGACTACGTCTATCCGGTCGAGGGCAACGAGGCGGCCTACGGCCTGGACCTCCTGCTCGTCCCCGGTCGCAGCGAGGTCACGGTTGCGGCGAGGGACACCGGCCTGCCGTCCGTCACCGCCCCGTTGGACCTGGTCCAGGGCGGCCGGGCGGTCATCGTCGACGTGCCGGTCTACGACACCGAGTCCGTCCCGACGACGCTCGAGGCGCGTCGTGACGCCTTCGTCGGTGTCGCCGTCGTCGTGATCCGGATCGAAGACCTCCTCGGCCCCGCCCTCGACGGCGAACCCGACGTCCTCGTCACCGTGACCGATGTCACCGGGACTGACGTCACCGGGACTGGTGTCACCTCCTCCGAGGACCGCATCGTGGTCGCCGATGCCGTGTCGGACCCGGCCCTCGACGGTTCGGGACACGAGGTCGAGATCGCGGTGGCCGACCGCGTGTGGGTCGTCCGCACGATGCTCGCCCCCGGTGCCCGTGCCAGCGGGACCTCACCGTCGGCGGTCTGGGGCGTCGGCACCCTCGTGACGCTCGTCGTGGCCCTCGCGGCGGCGATGATGGAGCGCTCGCGCCGGCGGACCCGGGCGGCGGCGCTGGAGGTGGCCGAGGCCACGCGGGAGATCCAGACGATCCTGGCCGCCTTCCCCGACATGCACTTCCGCGTGGCTGGCGACGGGACCCTGCTCGGCTTCCACCAGGGCGGCAACGGGCCGGGCCTGCTCACCGAGGCCGACATCGGTCGACCCATCGCCGACCTGCTCCCGACCCAGGTCCTCGAGCGGGCCATGACCGCGCACGTTGCTGCACGGATGTCGTCGGAGCCCGTGTCCTTCGAGCCCCCGATGGTCGTCGCGGGCGAGCCCAGGACCTTCCACGTCCGGCTCTCGCGGCTGGATCACGACGAGGTCGCGGTGTCGGTACGGGACATCAGCGAGCTGGCCGACGCCCGACGCGAGCTGTCCCAGCTCAACGCCGAGCTCGAGCAGCGCATCGTCGAACGAACCGTCGAGCTCGAGCGCACCAACGCCGAGCTCGAGCAGTTCGCCTACCTCGCCTCCCACGACCTGCAGGAACCGCTGCGGCACGTCTCGATGTTCGTCGAACGCCTGCAGACCCGCTACGGCGACGTCCTCGACGAACGCGGCCAGCAGTACCTCGGCTTCGTGACCGACGGCACCACCCGGATGCGCGCCATGATCCAGGCGCTGCTGGAGTACTCCCGGATCGGCCGCTCGGCCCTGGACATCGAACCGGTCGACGTCGACGACCTCGTCGCCGATGTCGTTGCCTCCATGGGCACCACGGTCGCCGAGGCCGGGGCGAGGATCGAGTGCCGCACCGGACTGGTCGTGGCCACCGATGCGGCGCTGCTGCGCCGGGTCGTGCAGAACCTGGTCTCCAACGCCATCCGCTACGGCCACCCCGACCGGCCCCCTGTCGTGACCATCACCGCCAACCGCGTGGGCGCGACGTGGACCTGCACGGTGGCCGACAACGGCATCGGCATCGACGACCGCTTCGCCGAACGTGCCTTCGACATGTTCGAACGGCTCGGTTCGACCAGGACCGACAGCACCGGCATCGGCCTCGCGATCTGTCGTCGCTGCGTGGAGCTGCTCGGCGGCGTCATCGACGTCGAACGCGGTGTCGAGACGGGGACCCGGATCACCTTCAGCCTCCAGGAGCCGCAGGCATGA